TGTCATCAACGTGCTCATGGCGATCATGTCCACATTGTCCTTTTCGGCGGTCTCGATTATCGTGGTGAGGGGTACGTCAGCTCCCAGATCGTTGATCTCATAACCGGCGACCTTCAGCAAGGTTCCCACAATGGTCTTACCGATGGAATGCACATCCCCCTCGACCGTGCATATCTGGATCTTCTTCTTGACATCAACGCTGCCATCGGCCTTGAGGTGAGGCATAAGAATGTCCAGAGCGGCGTACATGGCCTTTGACGCAGCCATTACCTCTGGGAGGTACATCTGCCGGTTCTCATAGCGCTCTCCTACGACATTCATCCCTTCGCTCAGTCCGGACGCGATGGCCTCCTTAGCATCGATGCCCGCAGCGACAGCCTGGTTGGCCATGCTCACGGCTTTCTTGGTATCGTGACTCACCACGCTGTCCATCAATCCAGCTAATATCGCTTTCTTGTCGGTCATGTTTTTCCTCCTGTTGTTTTATTAATGGCTCATGTCAGCAAACGGATCTCCATAGCGTTTGCTAGTACATGAGCAAGTTGATATGTTGGCTTTTTCAATGCCTGGCAAGCCCATGTTTTATTGAACTTGCCTCATAATTCCTGTAGTTATAGTGTATTACACTTGTATCATTTAATACTTTCTCGTCTTGCTTAGAAGGGGTTGAGAACCATGGAAAGATTATTATTAAATGCTGGGACGTTAGGGGGGACGACATGCCAAGGAAATCTGTCAACCAGGAAGAGTCCAAGATCGTTAATCTTCGGATGCAACCAGCCCTGGTGGCGGAGATCGATGAGTTGGTGGCGAGAAAAGGTTTCATGTCCCGTTCTGATTTCATCCTGACCGCTGTAAGATACTACATGGATAGGGTGACGTACCGTGAAGAGTACCTGCAGAACATGCAGGAAAGGGGCATGATCAAGAAAATACCTCCACCCCCAGAGGAAGAGGAGCCTTAAGCTGGATTTCTTCAATCGGATGGATGTATATCCTTCACTCTTCCCCCTTCCAGTTTGCCACCACAGCACCGCACTTCGGGCACCGATGTGGGAAGCAATCCCCTTCCAGGTACACGGTCAACCGCATGGGGCCAGTCCAGTTGCACTTTGTACAGTAGGTCGGCCGGTCGCTCTCCTGCCATATCTCGTTGACCGGGTATCCATCCTCATCGAATACCCACTGCCAGCCCTTGATATATCGCCTACTGCAGAGAGGGCAGCGAACGTTCTGTCCCTGGACTTCCTGCTGCAGGATGCTAATGATAATGTGACATTGAGGGCAAGCTGGTGACATCCGTAATCCTTACCTTTTGACCTTAGTCGCGCATTATGGGCAAAGCCTAATGTCCAGCGGGATCATCCTGTCGGAATTTCCACAATGGAACTTAGGAGCTACATGTTAGCGAGGAAGATCAATCCAGCGGCGATCAAATATACTAATGATGCATAAATATTTCAAATTGTGTTATATTTGTAGCGTTAATTCTGCAGACCTTTAGACAAAGATATACTTGATCGCAACCTGCATTGCTCATGAGACCAGCGTTCTAATCGTTAATACCATCGAACCGGGAATGGAACGACCATTTCATGTCCAGCCCGAGGTCTTCAGGGCTTCGCAGAAATGATGACTAAAGCAAAATAATCTTCACCCAAGACGCTCTAGGCCATCAGAAGTTTTCCTACTATTCGAACAACTCCATGTAATATTCATGCCAAGTGACAAATACTAAATAAACGAGCACTGGAGCGATCCTCTACGATGACTTCGAGGACATGGACTCATCTGATTGAACTGGTAGCCCGACATATGGTACAAAATCATTCGATGCCGGAGCTGCTCCTTACTCTCCGACAGTAAAGCTGACCTGCCCCGGAAGCGGCTCACCGTACGTTGAGCGCTCCTTCACGGCGCAGACCGGCGATTCGATCATATAGGCGGAGGTCAAGGCGAACGAGTTGACCAGGAGCTATTTCGAGGCATATGATGGAAGCTATGCAAGAGCTCGCTCGAGCATCAACAATGGATACCTCCAATGGTACACTGGAAGCGCCTGGACGAACCTCGCACCCTGTTCCTTGAAAACCTGGTGTGATGTCGGCATGTACATCCATCCACCATCAAATATGATATCATTCTCGACGGAAAACTGGTGAATACCCGTTCACCTTTGCTAAGCATCGGCAATATAGGCAAGCTGCATTTCACGGTCAGCGCGACAACTCAGAACAACATATGGTTCAATGATTGCCGAAATCATCATTCCCGAAAATAATTTAAACACTGGCTTCCAAATAAACAGCTTAGGTAATAAGGAGGAGTTCGTACGGACGACATTGTTGATGCAGCCGTTAAGGCAGGAAAATTCAACACGCTTGTCGCGGCAGTACAGGCGGCCGGCCTCGTGG
The nucleotide sequence above comes from Methanomassiliicoccus sp.. Encoded proteins:
- a CDS encoding cobalamin-binding protein encodes the protein MTDKKAILAGLMDSVVSHDTKKAVSMANQAVAAGIDAKEAIASGLSEGMNVVGERYENRQMYLPEVMAASKAMYAALDILMPHLKADGSVDVKKKIQICTVEGDVHSIGKTIVGTLLKVAGYEINDLGADVPLTTIIETAEKDNVDMIAMSTLMTSTMAGMEDVVSMLNSKGVRDSYKVAVGGAPVNEDFRKRIGADMTATNAETAVKLATTLFRGA
- a CDS encoding ribbon-helix-helix protein, CopG family, with protein sequence MPRKSVNQEESKIVNLRMQPALVAEIDELVARKGFMSRSDFILTAVRYYMDRVTYREEYLQNMQERGMIKKIPPPPEEEEP